The following nucleotide sequence is from Dehalogenimonas formicexedens.
GGTAATTGTTCCGGTTACAGGTGTCGCACAGCGGTTTAAGGCCGCCAGCAATAGGTTTCACAGAGTTACCTCCGGGCTAACAGCCCGAGACTTTGCTTGAGTGGGATTATAGGGCTGAAAATCCGGTTTAGCAAGCACTTTTTTAGTTATGTCTAGTAAATACTAGATAATGACCGGGTCACTCTTAACACACGCCGGACTGCTGTGACGGCGTTCCATCAGCGGGCGGGCAAAGCCTCTGGCTCACCGCCAGGCGTTTTAGGTCTTTGTCCGCGGCGGGATTGCCGCCCAAAGCTTCCCCGACCGCCTTCACGACGAGGCTGCGATAATCCTCTTTCAGCTCGGAGGCCAGGGAGTAGATGATCCAAAGCCCTTCTGACCGCCTGTCGAGGAGACCGGCGTCGTAGAGTTGACTGAGACTTCTGGAGGCGCGGGTTTGCGAAATCCCGAGAACCTGTACCACCTCACATACGCAGCATTCTCTATGGATCAGGAGGTTGAGAACGCGGAGCCGGGTCTCATCTGACAAAGCTTTAAAAACTTTAATCAAATCTCTCATCTCAAACCTTCAAGCCCATGCGAATATGTGCATATGGTAACGTGATGAAGCGGCGAGGTCAAGAAGCAAACCCGCGAAACGTTATTAAAGCGCGGCCACTTTAACGGCAATCACCACAAGCACCATTACCGCGGCTGTGACCACCAGGGCGGTCACGAAGAAGTTGGAGAACGCCCCGGGTTTTTTTGGGGTCTGATTCGCTGCCATATGCCGACAACCCCCTTTCTCATTTTCAGGATG
It contains:
- a CDS encoding ArsR/SmtB family transcription factor; translation: MRDLIKVFKALSDETRLRVLNLLIHRECCVCEVVQVLGISQTRASRSLSQLYDAGLLDRRSEGLWIIYSLASELKEDYRSLVVKAVGEALGGNPAADKDLKRLAVSQRLCPPADGTPSQQSGVC